A region of Panicum virgatum strain AP13 chromosome 8N, P.virgatum_v5, whole genome shotgun sequence DNA encodes the following proteins:
- the LOC120685719 gene encoding glucan endo-1,3-beta-glucosidase-like — MLPLLLLLATAALAAAQGLPPLPIGVNYGANADNLPSPAAVATFLAAKTTVNRVKLFDANPAFLDAFAANAPGISIAVSIPNAALTGFADRAAGLDAARGWVRDNLAAHVARGANVTLLLAGNEILGPTVVPDLVVALLPAMRRLSQALQLEGLPQVRVTTPHYLGILAPSDGIPSNARFRPGLDTKVLAPMLRFHNDTGSPLMVNAYPYFSYNAQNLNYAIFRPNAGVYDPATKLNYTSMFDAQMDAIYTAMKKLGYGDVQIAVGEAGWPTQADAGQVGVGPEEARDFNAGMIRVCSGGKGTPLMPGRTFETYVFSLFDENQKPGPIAERNFGIFNPDFTPKYDLGLLRDGSSSASPNPSPNPSPKPSPNPSPSGGGKWCMAKAGADATTLQNNINYACGFVDCKPIQSGGGCFDPNNVQSHASFVMNAYYQANGRHDYDCDFKGTGMVTSSDPSYGGCKYVS, encoded by the exons AtgctcccgctcctcctcctcctggccaccgccgccttggcggcggcgcagggcctcCCGCCGCTCCCCATCGGCGTCAACTACGGCGCCAACGCCGACAACCTCCCGTCCCCGGCCGCCGTTGCCAccttcctcgccgccaagaCCACCGTCAACCGCGTCAAGCTCTTCGACGCCAACCCGGCCTTCCTCGACGCCTTCGCCGCCAACGCCCCCGGCATCTCCATCGCCGTCTCCATCCCCAACGCCGCGCTCACCGGCTTCGCCGACCGCGCCGCGGGCCTCGACGCCGCGCGCGGCTGGGTCCGCGACAACCTCGCCGCCCACGTCGCCCGCGGCGCCAACGTCACGCTCCTCCTCGCGGGCAACGAGATCCTCGGCCCCACCGTCGTGCCCGACCTCGTCGTCGCGCTGCtccccgccatgcgccgcctcAGCCAGGCGCTCCAGCTCGAGGGCCTCCCCCAGGTGCGCGTCACCACGCCGCACTACCTCGGCATCCTCGCGCCCTCCGACGGCATCCCCTCCAACGCCCGCTTCCGCCCGGGCCTCGACACCAAGGTGCTCGCCCCCATGCTCCGCTTCCACAACGACACCGGCTCGCCGCTCATGGTCAACGCCTACCCCTACTTCAGCTACAACGCCCAGAACCTCAACTACGCCATCTTCCGCCCCAACGCCGGCGTCTACGACCCCGCCACCAAGCTCAACTACACCAGCATGTTCGACGCCCAGATGGACGCCATCTACACGGCCATGAAGAAGCTTGGCTACGGCGACGTCCAGATCGCCGTCGGCGAGGCGGGGTGGCCCACGCAGGCCGACGCCGGCCAGGTCGGCGTCGGGCCCGAGGAGGCCAGGGACTTCAACGCCGGCATGATCCGGGTCTGCAGCGGCGGCAAGGGCACGCCGCTCATGCCCGGGAGGACCTTCGAGACCTACGTCTTCTCCCTCTTCGACGAGAACCAGAAGCCCGGCCCCATTGCCGAGAGGAACTTCGGCATCTTCAACCCGGATTTCACCCCCAAATACGACCTCGGACTCCTCCGCGATGGATCATCG TCTGCATCTCCGAACCCTTCGCCGAATCCATCTCCCAAGCCAAGCCCGAACCCGTCACCCTCTGGTGGAGGGAAGTGGTGTATGGCCAAGGCTGGTGCGGATGCGACTACCCTGCAGAACAACATCAACTACGCTTGTGGCTTCGTGGACTGTAAGCCGATCCAGAGCGGTGGCGGGTGCTTTGACCCCAACAACGTGCAGTCCCATGCTTCGTTCGTGATGAACGCATATTACCAGGCCAATGGGCGCCACGACTACGACTGCGACTTCAAGGGCACCGGCATGGTCACCTCCAGTGACCCCA GCTACGGGGGCTGCAAATACGTTTCCTGA
- the LOC120685424 gene encoding serine/arginine-rich SC35-like splicing factor SCL30: MGRYSPSYHSPPRRGHGGRGRSPPPRKGYGGGGRGGRGDQGSVSLLVRNIPLRCRPEELRVPFERFGPVRDVYLPRDYHTGEPRGFGFVEFVDAYDASEAQYHMNRQMFSGREITVVLAADTRKRPDEMRRRMGPRGYSDHEGRRSSRRGRSRSYSRSRSPRPRGRARSRSYSPAPRRCDDYSASPPRAKEEEHRRSSKQPKEHNGDKKCRSYTPEDRNDRRGADNGHDERKRSPGAAADDDEEPRRGRRRSPRPVSVSPPGSRSRSASPANSG, translated from the exons ATGGGGAGGTACAGCCCTTCGTACCATAGCCCGCCAAGGAGAGGACATGGCGGCAGGGGAAGGAGCCCGCCGCCTAGGAAAGGctatggtggtggtggccgtggAGGGCGAGGTGACCAAGGTTCTGTTAGCCTCCTGGTCCGCAACATTCCGCTGAGATGCAG GCCTGAGGAGCTTCGAGTCCCTTTCGAAAGGTTTGGTCCTGTGAGGGATGTTTACCTCCCAAGAGATTATCACACTGG GGAGCCAAGGGGGTTTGGATTTGTGGAGTTTGTTGATGCTTATGATGCTTCTGAGGCGCAATACCACATGAACCGCCAGATGTTTTCTGGTCGTGAGATCACTGTTGTTCTTGCTGCGGATACACGGAAAAGGCCTGATGAAATGCGTAGACGAATGGGGCCAAG GGGTTATTCTGATCATGAAGGGCGTCGATCTTCTCGCCGTG GACGTTCTCGTTCATACTCACGTTCACGCTCTCCGCGCCCCCGAGGCCGTGCTAGATCCCG GTCATACTCTCCTGCCCCCAGAAGGTGTGATGACTACTCTGCCTCCCCACCACGGGCAAAGGAAGAAGAGCACAGAAGGTCATCGAAGCAGCCTAAAGAACACAATGGTGATAAGAAGTGTAGATCCTATACACCTGAGGATAGGAATGACCGCCGTGGTGCAGACAATGGTCATGATGA GAGGAAGAGGTCCCCAGGTGCAGCAGCAGATGACGATGAGGAGCCTCGTCGTGGGCGCCGCAGGTCACCCCGGCCGGTGTCGGTGTCGCCCCCAGGGTCGCGGTCGAGGTCGGCGTCACCAGCCAATAGCGGCTGA